One Papaver somniferum cultivar HN1 chromosome 10, ASM357369v1, whole genome shotgun sequence genomic window carries:
- the LOC113318270 gene encoding uncharacterized protein LOC113318270, whose product MGGCVSTQEGCIRVKRRSSKWTRKRRKGTRRRVSSEHNKIIAVPDHHSISNPTFQGNTEEAWFDSIAMFESDCDEDFHSVQEDFLSSSGSRRASLSSLSSTRNGNHEDQHDNVPSIPSPDLRPKLKEQSTGNSALDYLFDVSRKSISKVSHSNDADMQPNSAVTLPNSKLPICPDEHSGDSGDTHAGEKDKEVLDNCGILPHVCLPCLASTVPSIEKRKPLDPLSPGARKKTASKHSFRWKEGHSNPTSMSTKTILHRPKAGDQVPCCPIEKKMFDSWSAIEPNSFKVRTENYLRDKKKDFAPGYAAYYPIGVDVFLSPRKIDHIARFVQLPVMKSSSGKLPPLLVVNVQVPLYPAAIFQGETDGEGMNFVLYFRLSENYSKELPLHFQENLRRIIDDEVEKVRGFPVDTILPVRERVKILGRVANVDDLQLNAAERKLMHAYNEKPVLSRPQHEFYLGENYFEIDIDMHRFSYISRKGFQAFQDKLKICILDVGLTIQGNKPEELPEQILCCVRLNGIDHTKYHQLGLNEEPF is encoded by the exons ATGGGGGGTTGTGTATCCACACAAGAAGGATGTATAAGAGTTAAAAGAAGATCATCAAAGTGGACTaggaaaagaagaaaaggaacaagaagaagggTTTCATCCGAACATAATAAAATTATTGCTGTTCCTGATCATCATTCTATTAGTAACCCTACTTTTCAAG GAAATACAGAAGAGGCATGGTTCGATTCTATTGCTATGTTTGAGTCTGATTGCGACGAGGATTTTCATAGTGTTCAGGAAG ATTTTTTGTCTTCGAGTGGTTCCAGAAGGGCATCTTTGTCTAGTTTATCATCAACGAGAAATGGCAACCATGAAGATCAGCATGATAATGTTCCATCTATACCTTCTCCAGACCTGCGACCAAAACTAAAGGAACAATCAACGGGAAATTCAGCATTGGATTATTTATTTGATGTCTCTAGAAAATCAATCAGCAAGGTGTCACATTCGAATGATGCTGATATGCAGCCAAACTCTGCTGTCACTTTACCAAATAGTAAACTTCCCATTTGCCCTGATGAGCACTCTGGTGACTCTGGGGATACGCATGCTGGAGAGAAGGACAAGGAAGTACTTGACAATTGCGGGATTCTTCCACATGTTTGCTTACCCTGTCTTGCCTCTACCGTCCCCTCAATTGAGAAGAGAAAACCTTTGGATCCTCTTTCCCCTGGCGCAAGGAAGAAAACAGCCAGTAAACATTCATTCAGATGGAAAGAAGGACATTCTAATCCTACATCAA TGTCTACAAAGACAATTCTGCATAGACCAAAAGCAGGCGACCAAGTTCCGTGCTGCCCAATAGAGAAGAAAATGTTCGATAGTTGGTCTGCTATCGAGCCTAATTCTTTCAAAGTCCGTACAGAGAATTATCTTAG GGATAAAAAGAAAGATTTTGCTCCCGGATATGCAGCATATTATCCCATTGGTGTTGATGTCTTCTTATCCCCTCGGAAAATTGATCATATTGCTCGCTTTGTGCAACTTCCAGTTATGAAATCATCATCTGGAAAGCTCCCACCTCTTCTTGTTGTAAATGTTCAG GTTCCATTATATCCTGCTGCCATCTTTCAGGGTGAAACTGACGGGGAAGGGAtgaattttgttttgtattttaggcTCTCCGAAAATTACTCAAAAGAGCTTCCTCTTCATTTCCAAGAAAATCTCAGG AGGATAATAGATGACGAAGTCGAAAAGGTCAGAGGTTTTCCTGTGGATACCATTTTACCCGTCAGGGAGAGAGTAAAAATCTTGGGTCGCGTGGCCAATGTAGACGACCTTCAGTTAAATGCAGCAGAAAGGAAGCTTATGCATGCATACAATGAAAAACCTGTTCTTTCACGGCCTCAGCATGAATTTTACTTG GGAGAAAATTACTTCGAGATTGATATTGATATGCACAGATTCAGTTACATCTCTAGGAAAGGGTTCCAAGCATTTCAAGATAAATTGAAGATATGTATACTGGATGTTGGACTCACAATTCAG GGAAACAAGCCCGAAGAATTGCCAGAGCAGATTTTATGTTGTGTAAGACTGAACGGGATCGACCATACGAAGTACCATCAACTGGGTTTGAATGAAGAGCCCTTTTGA